In Equus quagga isolate Etosha38 chromosome 14, UCLA_HA_Equagga_1.0, whole genome shotgun sequence, one DNA window encodes the following:
- the LOC124225840 gene encoding olfactory receptor 52J3-like — translation MPQQNITIFHPSTFFLLGIPGLETAHAWISLPFCCVYLMAFIGNVTILTVIWTERTLRDPMFFFLAILSTIDLALFTSSVPRMLGIFWFNAHEIGFGACVAQMFLLHTFTGMESAVLLAMAFDHYVAICAPLHYTTILTASVLSGIGMGIVLSTVVLSLPMIYLIHHLPFCNAHIIAHTYCEHMGIAKLACASVQINAMYGLFVASFLVLVLVLVGISYGYILHTVFHLKSPDARHKTLSTCGSHAGVMFIFYTPSLFSFLTHRFGQKISPYVHILVANIYVILPPALNPIIYGVRTKQIRKCVIQVFTGK, via the coding sequence ATGCCCCAGCAAAATATAACCATTTTCCATCCatctacattttttcttttaggcaTCCCAGGGCTTGAGACTGCCCACGCTTGGATTTCTTTGCCCTTCTGCTGTGTTTATTTGATGGCTTTTATTGGCAATGTCACAATTTTGACAGTCATATGGACAGAGAGAACCCTCAGGGATCCAATGTTCTTTTTCCTGGCCATTCTATCAACAATAGATCTGGCCCTTTTCACATCCTCAGTACCACGTATGTTGGGTATCTTCTGGTTTAATGCTCATGAAATTGGCTTTGGAGCCTGTGTGGCCCAGATGTTTCTCTTACACACCTTCACAGGAATGGAGTCTGCAGTCCTGCTGGCAATGGCCTTTGACCACTATGTAGCCATCTGTGCACCACTCCACTATACAACCATCCTGACAGCCTCAGTGCTGTCAGGAATTGGGATGGGCATTGTATTGAGTACAGTTGTGCTCTCATTGCCTATGATCTACCTAATCCACCATCTGCCATTTTGCAATGCCCACATTATTGCCCACACCTACTGTGAGCACATGGGCATTGCCAAGTTGGCTTGTGCCAGTGTTCAAATCAATGCCATGTATGGTCTCTTTGTTGCTTCCTTCCTTGTCCTTGTCCTGGTACTGGTTGGAATCTCCTATGGCTACATACTCCATACTGTATTCCACCTCAAATCCCCAGATGCCCGTCACAAGACACTGAGCACTTGTGGCTCCCATGCTGGagtcatgtttattttctatacaccttctctcttctccttcctcactcACCGATTTGGCCAAAAAATATCCCCTTATGTCCACATTCTTGTTGCCAACATCTACGTCATTCTTCCACCTGCCCTCAACCCTATTATCTACGGGGTAAGGACCAAGCAAATCAGAAAGTGTGTAATCCAAGTATTTACTGGCAAGTAA